One part of the Sciurus carolinensis chromosome 4, mSciCar1.2, whole genome shotgun sequence genome encodes these proteins:
- the Stk38l gene encoding LOW QUALITY PROTEIN: serine/threonine-protein kinase 38-like (The sequence of the model RefSeq protein was modified relative to this genomic sequence to represent the inferred CDS: inserted 5 bases in 5 codons; deleted 3 bases in 3 codons; substituted 2 bases at 2 genomic stop codons) — translation MAMTAGTTTTFPMSNHTRERVTVAKLTLENFYSNLILQHEERETRQKKLEVAMEEEGLADEEKKLRRSQHARKETEFLRLKRTRLGLDDFESLKVIGRGAFGEVRLVQKKDTGHIYAMKILRKADMLEKEQVAHIRAERDILVEADGAWVVKMFYXFQDKRNLYLIMEFLPGGDMMTLVMKKDTLTEXETQFYISETVLAIDAIHQLGFIHRDIKPDNLYWMPRHGHVKLSDFGLCTGXRKLTGAEFYRNLTHNPPSDLLXVSFQNMNSKRKAETWKKNRRQLAYSTVGXPDSLLPEVFMQTGYNKLCDWWSXGVILYEMLIGYPPFCSETPQETYRKVMNWKETLVFPPEVPISEKAKDLILRFCIDSENRIGNSGVEEIKSHPFFXGVDWGHIRERPAAIPIEIKSIDDTSNFDDFPESDILQQVSFSIFLVPNTTEPDYKSKDWVFLNYTYKRFEGLTQRGSIPTYMKLGNYE, via the exons ATGGCAATGACGGCAGGGACTACAACAACCTTTCCTATGAGCAACCATACCCGGGAAAGAGTGACCGTAGCCAAACTCACATTGGAAAATTTTTACAGCAATCTAATTTTACAGCATGAAGAAAGAGAAACCAG gcaGAAGAAATTAGAAGTGGCCATGGAAGAAGAAGGATTAGCAGATGAAGAG AAAAAGTTACGCCGATCACAGCATGCTCGAAAGGAAACAGAGTTTTTACGGCTCAAGAGGACCAGGCTTGGCTTGGATGACTTTGAGTCTCTGAAAGTTATAGGAAGAGGAGCTTTTGGAGAG gTACGACTGGTTCAAAAGAAAGATACAGGACATATCTATGCAATGAAGATATTGAGAAAGGCTGATATGCTTGAAAAAGAACAG GTGGCACATATCCGAGCAGAAAGAGATATTTTGGTGGAAGCAGATGGTGCCTGGGTGGTGAAGATGTTTT AGTTTCAGGATAAGAGGAACCTTTATCTCATCATGGAATTTCTTCCTGGAG GTGACATGATGACATTGGTAATGAAGAAGGATACATTGACAG GAGAAACACAGTTCTACATTTCAGAGACTGTTCTGGCAATAGATGCAATCCACCAGTTGGGCTTCATCCATCGGGATATCAAGCCAGACAACCTTTATTGGATGCCAAGGCAT gGACATGTAAAATTATCTGATTTTGGTTTATGCACGGGTTAAAGAAAGCTCACAGGAGCTGAATTCTACAGAAATCTCACACACAACCCGCCAAGTGACCTTCTGTaagttt CATTTCAGAACATGAACTCAAAGAGGAAAGCAGAAACATGGAAGAAAAACAGGAGACAACTG GCATATTCCACAGTTG ACCCAGATTCATTGCTCCCAGAAGTCTTCATGCAGACTGGTTACAACAAATTGTGTGACTGGTGGT TTGGAGTGATTCTGTATGAAATGTTAATAGG CTATCCACCTTTCTGCTCTGAAACACCTCAa gaaacatacagaaaagtgATGAACTGGAAAGAAACTTTAGTATTTCCA CCAGAAGTACCTATCTCTGAAAAAGCCAAGGATTTAATTCTCAG ATTTTGCATTGATTCTGAAAATAGAATT GGAAATAGCggagtagaagaaataaaaagtcatccCTTTT GAGGTGTAGACTGGGGACATATAAG GGAAAGGCCAGCAGCAATCCCTATAGAAATCAAGAGCATCGATGACACTTCAAATTTTGATGACTTCCCTGAATCTGATATCTTACAACAGGTAAG TTTTTCTATCTTTCTAGTGCCAAATACCACAGAACCAGACTACAAATCCAAAGACTGGGTCTTTCTCAATTATACCTACAAAAGGTTTGAAGGGTTGACTCAGCGTGGCTCTATCCCCACCTACATGAAGCTGGGAAATTATGAATGA